The DNA region TAGTAGATATCGGTCTGGTTCGGCTTGAGATCGTCGACATATTGCTTCAGCGTGCGGTTCTCGCCCGCGGTGGTGCTGAAGCGCGCCAGCGCCAAGAGCTTCTCGCGGCGCTCGAAATCCTCGTACAGGCCTTCCTTGATCACCGGGCCGAACGCGGCCCAGATCTTGGCAAAGGCGTCCGGCTCCTTCTCGCCGAGCGCCTCCAGCTCGCCGATGACGCGGGTGGTGACGGCCTTGCGGATCTGCGCGAGCTGCGGGTTGTTCTGCAGCATCTCGCGCGAGATGTTGAGCGGCAGATCCTCGCTGTCGATCACGCCGCGGATGAAGCGCAGATAGGCCGGCAGCAGCTCGGCGTCGTCGGCGATGAAGACGCGGCGGACGTAGAGCTTGACCTTGCCCTTGCGCTCGACCTGGAACAGGTCGAACGGCTTCTCCGACGGCGCGAACAGCAGCACGGCGTAGGACTGCCGGCCCTCGGCGCGGTAATGCAACGTCATCGCCGGCTCGTCGAAGGCGCCGGCGATCTGCTTGTAGGCCTGCTTGTAGTCGTCGGCCGTCAGCTCGGATTTCGAGCGCTGCCACAGCGCACTCGCCGAATTGATCTGGCGCGGCTCGCCCTCTTCCGGCACCAGCAGGATCGGAAACTGGATGTTGTCGGAATATTCGCGGACGATGCGCTCGATTTCGTAGGCCTCGAGATATTTCGCCGCATCCGGCTTCAGATGCAGCACGATTTCGGTGCCGCGCACGACGCACTTGGCCGCTTCCTCGTCCGCCGGCGCGATCTCGAAGCCGCTGCCGCCGGCCGAGGTCCACACCCAGACCTCGTCGGAGCCGGCGCGGCGGCTAGTAACGACAATCTTTTCTGCCACCATGAAGGCGGCATAGAAGCCAACGCCGAACTGGCCGATCAGATTGGCGCCGTCCTTGGCCTCGGTCAGCTTCGACAGGAACGATTTGGTGCCGGAACGCGCGATGGTGCCGAGATTATCGATCAGCTCCTGGCGGTCCATGCCGATGCCGGTGTCGGTCACGGCCAGCGTGTTGGCCTTCTTGTCGGGCGCGATCCTGATCTCGGGCGGGGCGCCGTCGCCGATCAGCGCGGGATGGGCGATCGCCTCGTAGCGCAGCTTGTCGCAGGCATCGGAGGCATTCGAGATCAGTTCGCGCAGGAAGATATCCGTCTCGGAATAGACCGAGTGCACCATCAGGTGCAGCAATTCGGCGACCTCGGCCTGGAACGGCTGGGACATGGCAGCAGTGGTGGTCATGCGGGAAACTCGGGCAATCCAGGGTGGCG from Bradyrhizobium genosp. L includes:
- the htpG gene encoding molecular chaperone HtpG, which produces MTTTAAMSQPFQAEVAELLHLMVHSVYSETDIFLRELISNASDACDKLRYEAIAHPALIGDGAPPEIRIAPDKKANTLAVTDTGIGMDRQELIDNLGTIARSGTKSFLSKLTEAKDGANLIGQFGVGFYAAFMVAEKIVVTSRRAGSDEVWVWTSAGGSGFEIAPADEEAAKCVVRGTEIVLHLKPDAAKYLEAYEIERIVREYSDNIQFPILLVPEEGEPRQINSASALWQRSKSELTADDYKQAYKQIAGAFDEPAMTLHYRAEGRQSYAVLLFAPSEKPFDLFQVERKGKVKLYVRRVFIADDAELLPAYLRFIRGVIDSEDLPLNISREMLQNNPQLAQIRKAVTTRVIGELEALGEKEPDAFAKIWAAFGPVIKEGLYEDFERREKLLALARFSTTAGENRTLKQYVDDLKPNQTDIYYLVGETIERLKSNPKLESARARGIEVLLLTDPVDAFWASVPLDFGGKPLKSLSQGDIDFSLIPLTDDKAEQKDEPAADAATTIAVIKDALGTRVSDVRVSQRLTASASCLVAGGDARDRALERMLAQQNRGELTKPVLEINLRHPLVAALAESKDEAKDISLLLFEQAQILDGEMPDDPAAFAGRINQLVLRGVVKG